One Oscillospiraceae bacterium genomic region harbors:
- the xseB gene encoding exodeoxyribonuclease VII small subunit — protein MKQPKSFEEGLARLQELLTALQDESTPLAQSVKLYAEAAGLISYCKQTLDAAKLQINEIDASLLAKAEDVQ, from the coding sequence ATGAAACAGCCAAAATCCTTTGAAGAAGGCCTGGCCCGTCTGCAGGAATTGCTGACGGCACTGCAGGATGAATCCACGCCGCTGGCGCAGTCCGTCAAACTGTATGCCGAGGCGGCGGGACTTATCAGCTATTGCAAGCAGACGCTGGACGCGGCCAAGCTGCAGATCAATGAGATCGATGCCAGCCTGCTGGCAAAGGCGGAGGACGTGCAATGA
- the xseA gene encoding exodeoxyribonuclease VII large subunit — translation MADYINVTSLNRLARQVLAQCEPLNDLIVCGEISGFVRHYKSGHMYFTLKDETASVKSVMFRNSAQLLNFQPQNGMLVLAYGHATIYERDGAFQLYVDYMKPFGAGAAQMAFDALYKKLDAEGLFAPERKRPLPPVPQCIGVVTSKTGAAWQDVQNVIGRRWPMVKLLLAPVNVQGIEAERSIVAGIRALDADKRPDLILVTRGGGSKEDLWVFNSERIARAAAACRKPVVSAVGHEIDTTILDYVADLRAPTPSAAAELCVPDREEWRQKIFILQQNIQKNIQNRCEVCYNKVNALAASQTMQRQKQAMQRRETDLARLSEAVQGAAVRRFTDAETSLRHAAAMAESLNPYGVLARGYAMVEKDGAVREVAALQPGDAITLRGAAVRADCVVQSVHKNAQGGMTL, via the coding sequence ATGGCAGACTACATCAATGTAACCAGCCTGAACCGCCTGGCCAGGCAGGTGCTTGCCCAGTGCGAGCCGCTGAACGATTTAATCGTCTGCGGCGAGATCTCTGGTTTTGTGCGCCACTACAAAAGCGGTCATATGTACTTTACCTTAAAGGACGAGACCGCCAGCGTAAAAAGCGTGATGTTCCGTAATTCTGCCCAGCTGCTTAACTTCCAGCCGCAGAACGGCATGCTGGTGCTGGCCTACGGCCACGCCACCATTTACGAGCGGGACGGTGCGTTCCAGCTGTACGTGGATTATATGAAGCCCTTTGGCGCCGGTGCGGCCCAGATGGCCTTTGACGCTCTGTACAAAAAGCTGGACGCCGAGGGCCTTTTCGCCCCCGAGCGCAAACGTCCGCTGCCGCCGGTGCCCCAGTGCATCGGTGTGGTCACCAGCAAGACCGGCGCAGCCTGGCAGGATGTGCAGAACGTCATCGGCCGCCGCTGGCCGATGGTCAAGCTGCTGCTGGCCCCTGTCAACGTGCAGGGCATCGAAGCCGAGCGCAGCATCGTGGCGGGCATCCGCGCACTGGATGCGGATAAGCGCCCGGACTTGATTTTGGTCACCCGAGGCGGCGGCAGTAAGGAGGATCTCTGGGTCTTCAACAGCGAGCGCATCGCCCGCGCTGCCGCGGCCTGCCGCAAACCCGTAGTTTCCGCTGTCGGGCACGAGATCGACACCACCATTTTGGACTATGTGGCCGACCTGCGCGCACCGACCCCCTCGGCGGCCGCCGAACTCTGTGTGCCGGACCGGGAAGAATGGCGGCAGAAAATATTCATTTTACAGCAAAATATTCAAAAAAATATACAGAATCGCTGCGAAGTATGCTATAATAAGGTAAACGCCCTGGCAGCATCCCAGACCATGCAGCGCCAGAAACAGGCCATGCAGCGCAGGGAAACTGACCTTGCCCGCTTGAGCGAGGCTGTGCAGGGCGCCGCCGTCCGCCGCTTTACGGACGCCGAGACGAGCCTGCGCCACGCCGCCGCGATGGCCGAATCGCTGAACCCCTACGGTGTGCTGGCCCGCGGCTATGCCATGGTCGAGAAGGACGGCGCGGTCAGAGAGGTCGCCGCACTGCAGCCGGGCGACGCCATCACCCTGCGCGGTGCGGCCGTCCGGGCCGATTGCGTGGTGCAGAGCGTGCACAAAAATGCGCAGGGAGGTATGACCCTATGA